In Cydia amplana chromosome 13, ilCydAmpl1.1, whole genome shotgun sequence, a single genomic region encodes these proteins:
- the LOC134653284 gene encoding mitochondrial tRNA-specific 2-thiouridylase 1 codes for MFRKVAIGMSGGVDSAVAALLLKRAGFQIEGVFMRNWDNNYEAGFCSDERDFEDATFVCRKLDIPLHRVYFIKEYWNEVFTVLLKEYETGLTPNPDILCNRYIKFDSFFEHCRKNLGVDAIATGHYANTSFGPFLEQYNENEGVRLLQPADKFKDQTFFLSQVKQFSLRKCMFPLAPLLKTEVRKIAKAEGLLNVANKKDSTGICFIGKRRFQDFIEEYIQKRDGLFVDIDTGQTVGEHGGLHKWTVGQRCCLANWKDAYFIFKKDLKTNNIYVVPGTKHPALWNHLCITGLPHWIHKEPTELSNNNVLKCYFRFQHTKPLVSCRVVKNSEGLTILLDNKLRALTEGQFGVLYKDGECLGSAKIKDICHDLIY; via the exons ATGTTCCGAAAAGTAGCAATAGGAATGTCTGGTGGCGTAGACAGCGCAGTGGCTGCATTACTCCTTAAACGGGCAG GTTTCCAAATCGAAGGAGTGTTTATGCGTAACTGGGACAACAATTACGAAGCTGGGTTTTGCTCAGATGAAAGAGATTTTGAAGATGCGACCTTTGTATGCCGTAAGCTAGATATTCCGTTGCATAGAGTGTATTTCATTAAGGAGTATTGGAACGAAGTGTTCACTGTATTGCTAAAGGAGTATGAGACGGGACTGACTCCTAACCCTGATATTCTATGCAACAGATATATTAAATTTGACAGCTTTTTTGAACATTGCAGGAAAAATTTAGGAGTTGATGCTATTGCTACTGGTCACTACGCGAATACTTCTTTCGGACCATTCTTAGAACAATATAATGAAAATGAAG GTGTCAGATTATTACAACCAGCAGACAAGTTTAAAGATCAAACTTTTTTTCTGTCACAAGTAAAGCAGTTTTCATTACGGAAATGCATGTTTCCATTAGCACCTTTACTAAAGACTGAAGTAAGAAAAATAGCCAAAGCAGAGGGACTGCTGAATGTGGCCAATAAGAAGGACAGTACAGGAATATGTTTCATTGGGAAAAGAAGATTTCAGGATTTTATTGAAGAA TATATTCAGAAAAGGGATGGCCTCTTCGTAGACATAGACACAGGCCAAACAGTGGGTGAACATGGGGGCCTTCACAAATGGACTGTTGGACAAAGATGCTGCCTTGCCAATTGGAAAGATGcctatttcatatttaaaaagGATTTAAAAACGAATAACATCTATGTT GTCCCAGGAACTAAGCACCCAGCACTTTGGAATCATTTATGCATAACTGGATTACCACATTGGATACATAAAGAGCCTACAGAATTATCAAATAACAATGTTCTGAAATGTTACTTTAGGTTTCAGCACACTAAACCATTGGTTAGCTGCAGAGTTGTGAAGAACTCAGAGGGTTTGACGATTTTACTCGACAACAAGTTACGTGCGCTTACAGAGGGCCAATTTGGTGTTCTCTACAAAGATGGTGAATGTCTTGGTAGTgcaaaaattaaagatatttgtcatgatttaatttattga
- the LOC134653589 gene encoding synaptobrevin homolog YKT6 has product MVKVYGLLVLYKGVNSATILKDAYDLSSFSYFQKGSVQEFMSFVSKTMAERTQPASRQSVKEGEYMLQVYVRADNLAGVLISDHEYPSRVAHTLITKILDEFTARVPANTWPTANNTTVDFPVLPQYLVKYQNPREADALTKIQEDLDETKIILHDTIKAVLERGEKLDDLVAKSDSLSYHSKAFYKTARKTNSCCNF; this is encoded by the coding sequence ATGGTGAAAGTGTACGGACTTCTAGTTCTGTACAAAGGAGTAAACAGTGCGACAATTTTAAAAGATGCCTACGACTTATCAAGTTTTAGCTACTTCCAAAAAGGGTCAGTACAAGAGTTCATGTCGTTTGTTAGTAAAACTATGGCGGAGAGGACACAGCCAGCTTCAAGACAGTCAGTAAAGGAAGGAGAGTATATGCTGCAAGTGTATGTGAGAGCGGACAACTTAGCAGGCGTACTTATTTCGGACCATGAATACCCCAGCAGAGTTGCGCACACATTGATTACCAAAATATTGGATGAGTTCACAGCAAGAGTACCCGCTAACACTTGGCCAACAGCCAACAACACAACTGTAGACTTCCCTGTGTTGCCACAATATTTAGTCAAGTACCAGAACCCCAGAGAAGCTGATGCTCTTACAAAAATCCAGGAGGATTTAGATGAGACAAAGATCATATTACATGACACAATAAAGGCAGTGCTAGAGAGAGGTGAAAAACTAGATGACCTAGTGGCCAAGTCTGACAGTTTGTCTTACCACAGTAAAGCATTCTACAAGACTGCCCGAAAGACCAATAGTTGCTGTAACTTTTGA
- the LOC134653285 gene encoding transcription initiation factor TFIID subunit 8 — MAEPTEKVESNSDARRRILNIAVSTVLLESGFDAADKMSLETLTEMLQCFFTEVGNSAKGYCELSGRVEPVLGDVFMALINMGISLKGLEQYAARPNRHVIQPPQQAPAPRTPAMLSAGSKAKPAPHIPFHLPPLPDPHAYIRTPTHKQPVTEYEAIREKAASQKRDIEKALTKFLAKTSETHNLFNTEDNTVFPLIACKPTFPSYLACLLPTDQVFDFDELEYHFQVANRTEDMPAEKKDQSDNEGDNGGEDPNNSQSENQDNPPPSSPERSKT, encoded by the exons ATGGCGGAACCCACTGAAAAAGTGGAAAGCAATTCCGATGCACGGAGGAGAATACTTAACATAGCAGTATCCACAGTACTTCTAGAATCAGGCTTCGATGCAGCTGATAAAATGTCGCTAGAGACCCTTACGGAGATGTTACAATGTT TTTTTACTGAGGTGGGAAACTCGGCAAAAGGATATTGTGAGCTGTCAGGACGAGTTGAACCAGTTCTTGGAGATGTTTTCATGGCACTCATCAACATGG GTATTAGCCTTAAAGGCTTAGAGCAATATGCAGCCAGACCTAACCGGCATGTGATCCAGCCCCCGCAACAAGCACCAGCCCCGCGGACACCAGCCATGCTATCTGCTGGCTCCAAGGCCAAGCCTGCGCCACACATACCGTTCCATCTGCCACCTCTGCCTGATCCCCATGCTTATATCAGAACACCT ACTCACAAACAACCGGTGACTGAATATGAAGCTATCAGAGAAAAAGCAGCGAGTCAGAAGCGGGACATTGAGAAGGCACTCACCAAGTTCCTGGCAAAAACTAGTGAAACACACAATCTCTTCAACACTGAGGATAATACAGTGTTTCCAT TAATAGCATGCAAGCCAACATTCCCATCATATCTTGCATGTCTGCTGCCGACGGACCAGGTCTTCGACTTTGATGAGCTGGAGTACCATTTCCAGGTGGCTAACAGGACTGAAGATATGCCTGCTGAGAAAAAAG ACCAATCGGACAATGAAGGTGACAATGGAGGTGAAGACCCCAACAACTCGCAATCAGAGAATCAGGACAACCCGCCCCCCTCTAGCCCAGAAAGGAGTAAAACATGA
- the LOC134653500 gene encoding bromo adjacent homology domain-containing 1 protein-like: MVSLVWYYRPEHTHGGRQPDDALDEVFASRHRDANSVACIEDKCYVLTFNEYCRYRKRLKALEEGVTVAPSIVPPMPAADITPAVATNDSKLPPTVSPELVLFCRKIYDFRSKKIQVPNK; encoded by the exons ATGGTGTCCCTCGTGTGGTACTACCGGCCGGAGCACACGCACGGCGGCCGGCAGCCGGACGACGCGCTGGACGAGGTGTTCGCGTCCCGGCACCGCGACGCCAACTCCGTCGCGTGCATCGAGGACAAGTGCTACGTGCTCACCTTCAACGAGTACTGCCG ATACAGGAAGCGGCTAAAAGCCCTCGAGGAGGGCGTGACGGTGGCGCCATCTATCGTGCCGCCCATGCCGGCGGCGGACATCACGCCGGCCGTGGCCACAAACGACTCCAAGCTGCCGCCAACCGTCTCCCCCGAGCTCGTGCTGTTCTGCCGCAAGATCTACGACTTCCGTTCCAAGAAGATACAGGTCCCCAACAAGTAA
- the LOC134653499 gene encoding proteasome subunit beta type-2, with the protein MSNINLQCLMGIQCNDFVMIAADQSNSHSIMVMKDDEDKIHRISDKLVMGVIGDSGDTTQFAEYIAKNIQLYKMRNGYELGPTAAANFTRRNLAEYLRSRTPYFVNLLMGGYDKENGPELYFMDYLASSVKVPFAAHGYGGFLSVSIMDRYHKPDATEQEAYDILKKCVAEVHKRLFVSLPNFQVTVVNRDGIKTLPTINAASMK; encoded by the exons ATGTCGAACATTAATTTACAATGTTTAATGGGCATACAGTGCAATGATTTCGTTATGATAGCCGCCGATCAATCGAATAGTCACAGTATTATGGTCATGAAAGATG ATGAAGACAAGATTCACAGAATATCCGATAAGTTAGTTATGGGCGTAATCGGCGATTCTGGAGACACCACTCAGTTCGCCGAATACATCGCGAAGAACATCCAACTGTATAAGATGCGCAATGGCTACGAGCTTGGGCCCACCGCCGCCGCCAACTTCACTCGCCGTAATCTGGCAGAGTACCTCAGAAGCAGG ACCCCATACTTTGTGAATCTGCTGATGGGAGGTTATGACAAGGAGAATGGTCCGGAGCTCTACTTCATGGATTACCTGGCATCCAGTGTGAAGGTGCCTTTTGCTGCTCACGGCTATGGTGGCTTCCTCAGTGTCAGCATTATGGACCGCTACCACAAACCAG ATGCAACTGAACAAGAAGCTTATGATATCCTGAAGAAGTGTGTTGCAGAGGTCCACAAGCGGTTGTTCGTGAGCCTGCCCAACTTCCAGGTGACCGTGGTCAACAGAGATGGCATCAAGACCCTACCCACTATCAATGCTGCCTCTATGAAGTAA